A single genomic interval of Cucumis sativus cultivar 9930 chromosome 5, Cucumber_9930_V3, whole genome shotgun sequence harbors:
- the LOC101219017 gene encoding hydroxyproline O-galactosyltransferase HPGT1 isoform X2 — MRREEAVVDCSMEGQSAISVDDTLKIIACREQQKKLLALEMDLAAARQEGFTVKHSRETNETKVPLVVIGVVTRFGRKNNRDAIRKAWMGTGVSLRKMESQKGIIARFVIGRSPNRGDSLDRAIDDENGQYNDFIIHNDHVEAPEELSKKAKLFFAYAIDKWNAEFYAKVNDDVYINIDALGSTLASYLDKPRVYVGCMKSGEVFSEPSHKWYEPDWWKFGDKKTYFRHASGEMYVISKALAKFISINRSLLRSYAHDDVSTGSWFIGLDVTYIDEGKFCCSSWSAGAICAGV, encoded by the exons ATGCGTAGGGAAGAAGCGGTGGTTGATTGTTCCATGGAG GGACAATCTGCCATTTCAGTGGACGATACATTAAAAATCATAGCCTGCAG GGAACAACAGAAGAAGTTGTTGGCGCTTGAGATGGACTTGGCTGCTGCTAGGCAAGAAGGTTTCACGGTGAAGCATTCAAGAGAGACTAATGAAACAAAGGTCCCCTTGGTTGTAATTGGAGTCGTCACCAGATTTGGCCGCAAAAACAACAGGGATGCAATTCGTAAAGCATGGATGGGAACCG GtgtttctttgagaaaaatgGAGAGCCAGAAGGGAATAATTGCTAGATTTGTCATTGGAAGAAG TCCAAACCGTGGGGACAGTTTAGACAGGGCCATTGACGATGAAAATGGACAATATAATGATTTCATTATACAT AATGATCATGTGGAGGCACCTGAGGAGCTTTCAAAGAAGGCCAAGCTTTTTTTTGCTTATGCTATTGATAAATGGAATGCTGAATTTTATGCCAAAGTCAACGACGATGTTTACATAAATATTG ATGCCCTAGGGAGCACACTTGCTTCTTACTTGGACAAACCTCGTGTCTATGTTGGGTGCATGAAATCTGGTGAAGTATTCTCAGAACC GAGCCATAAATGGTACGAACCAGATTGGTGGAAATTTGGTGATAAAAAAAC ATACTTCCGTCATGCTTCTGGCGAAATGTACGTCATATCTAAAGCCCTGGCCaagtttatttcaataaaCAG ATCTCTTCTCCGTTCTTACGCTCATGACGATGTCTCGACTGGTTCCTGGTTTATTGGGCTTGATGTCACATACATTGATGAGGGGAAGTTTTGCTGCTCTTCTTGGTCTGCAG GAGCCATTTGCGCTGGTGTCTGA
- the LOC101219017 gene encoding hydroxyproline O-galactosyltransferase HPGT1 isoform X1 — protein sequence MRSKGSNARLSGMPIRSRIPTLLLSMFATFASIYVAGRLWQDAENRVYLIKELDRLTGLGQSAISVDDTLKIIACREQQKKLLALEMDLAAARQEGFTVKHSRETNETKVPLVVIGVVTRFGRKNNRDAIRKAWMGTGVSLRKMESQKGIIARFVIGRSPNRGDSLDRAIDDENGQYNDFIIHNDHVEAPEELSKKAKLFFAYAIDKWNAEFYAKVNDDVYINIDALGSTLASYLDKPRVYVGCMKSGEVFSEPSHKWYEPDWWKFGDKKTYFRHASGEMYVISKALAKFISINRSLLRSYAHDDVSTGSWFIGLDVTYIDEGKFCCSSWSAGAICAGV from the exons ATGCGAAGTAAGGGATCGAATGCTCGCCTTTCGGGCATGCCTATTCGATCCCGAATTCCCACCCTTTTGCTCTCCATGTTCGCCACCTTCGCTTCAATTTACGTCGCTGGCCG GTTATGGCAGGATGCGGAGAACAGGGTTTACTTGATTAAGGAGCTGGATAGGCTAACTGGTCTG GGACAATCTGCCATTTCAGTGGACGATACATTAAAAATCATAGCCTGCAG GGAACAACAGAAGAAGTTGTTGGCGCTTGAGATGGACTTGGCTGCTGCTAGGCAAGAAGGTTTCACGGTGAAGCATTCAAGAGAGACTAATGAAACAAAGGTCCCCTTGGTTGTAATTGGAGTCGTCACCAGATTTGGCCGCAAAAACAACAGGGATGCAATTCGTAAAGCATGGATGGGAACCG GtgtttctttgagaaaaatgGAGAGCCAGAAGGGAATAATTGCTAGATTTGTCATTGGAAGAAG TCCAAACCGTGGGGACAGTTTAGACAGGGCCATTGACGATGAAAATGGACAATATAATGATTTCATTATACAT AATGATCATGTGGAGGCACCTGAGGAGCTTTCAAAGAAGGCCAAGCTTTTTTTTGCTTATGCTATTGATAAATGGAATGCTGAATTTTATGCCAAAGTCAACGACGATGTTTACATAAATATTG ATGCCCTAGGGAGCACACTTGCTTCTTACTTGGACAAACCTCGTGTCTATGTTGGGTGCATGAAATCTGGTGAAGTATTCTCAGAACC GAGCCATAAATGGTACGAACCAGATTGGTGGAAATTTGGTGATAAAAAAAC ATACTTCCGTCATGCTTCTGGCGAAATGTACGTCATATCTAAAGCCCTGGCCaagtttatttcaataaaCAG ATCTCTTCTCCGTTCTTACGCTCATGACGATGTCTCGACTGGTTCCTGGTTTATTGGGCTTGATGTCACATACATTGATGAGGGGAAGTTTTGCTGCTCTTCTTGGTCTGCAG GAGCCATTTGCGCTGGTGTCTGA
- the LOC101219259 gene encoding DEAD-box ATP-dependent RNA helicase 10 — MEQDNEEVKTFQSLGICEQLVEACDSLGWKNPSKIQAEAIPHALEGKDLIGLAQTGSGKTGAFALPILQALLEAPQAFFACVLSPTRELAIQIAEQFEALGSGIGIKCAVLVGGVDMVQQAINLAKRPHVVVGTPGRLVDHLTNTKGFSLRTLKYLVLDEADRLLNEDFEKSIDEILNEIPRERRTYLFSATMTKKVRKLQRACLRNPVKIEAATKYSTVDTLKQQYCFIPAKYKECYLVYILTEMSGSTSMVFTRTCDATRLLSLILRNLGLRAIPISGQMTQAKRLGALNKFKAGECNILICTDVASRGLDIPSVDMVINYDIPSNSKDYIHRVGRTARAGRSGVAISLVNQYELEWYIQIEKLIGKKLPQFSAQEEEVLMLLERVAEAKRISLMKIKETGGRKRRRGGDDDDDNENNDVEKYLRLKTGKGGKMSKNGKTSKKMKRR, encoded by the exons ATGGAGCAAGACAACGAAGAGGTGAAGACGTTTCAGAGCTTAGGAATCTGTGAGCAATTGGTTGAGGCATGTGACAGTTTAGGCTGGAAAAATCCATCAAAGATTCAGGCGGAGGCTATTCCTCATGCCCTAGAAG GAAAGGATTTAATTGGACTTGCACAAACTGGTTCTGGGAAAACTGGAGCTTTTGCTCTGCCCATTTTGCAAGCCCTATTGGAAGCTCCCCAAGCATTTTTTGCCTGTGTTCTCTCTCCCACAAG GGAGCTTGCAATTCAGATAGCTGAGCAGTTTGAAGCTTTAGGGTCTGGCATCGGTATTAAGTGTGCAGTG CTCGTCGGAGGGGTAGACATGGTGCAGCAAGCCATTAACCTGGCGAAACGGCCACATGTTGTT gttGGGACACCTGGACGCCTTGTGGACCATCTAACCAATACAAAGGGGTTTTCCCTGCGCACATTGAAATATCTC GTCCTTGATGAGGCAGATAGGTTATTGAATGAAGACTTCGAAAAGTCAatagatgaaattttgaatgaaattccTCGTGAGAGGAGAACATATCTATTTTCTGCTACTATGACCAAAAAG GTTCGGAAACTTCAAAGAGCATGCTTAAGGAACCCTGTTAAG ATTGAGGCAGCCACCAAATATTCCACTGTCGACACATTGAAGCAGCAATATTGTTTTATCCCTGCGAAGTATAAG GAGTGTTATCTTGTCTATATCTTGACTGAGATGTCTGGTTCAACCTCAATGGTCTTCACTCGCACTTGTGATGCCACTCGCCTCCTGTCATTGATTCTTCGAAATCTTGGATTGAGAGCCATACCCATAAGTGGTCAGATGACCCAG GCGAAGCGACTGGGAGCCTTAAATAAGTTCAAGGCTGGAGAGTGCAATATTCTTATTTGCACTGATGTGGCTAGCAGAGGACTTGATATTCCATCTGTGGATATGGtcataaattatgatattccTTCAAATTCCAAG GATTACATACATAGAGTTGGAAGAACTGCTCGTGCAGGTCGTTCTGGGGTTGCTATTTCGTTGGTTAATCAGTATGAGTTAGAGTGGTATATACAAATAGAGAAGCTCATAG GGAAAAAACTGCCACAGTTTTCCGCCCAAGAAGAGGAAGTTTTGATGCTGTTAGAGCGTGTGGCAGAGGCAAAGAGAATATCTCTCATG aaaattaaagaaactgGTGGTAGAAAGAGGAGGCGAGGTGGAGATGACGACGATGACAACGAGAATAATGATGTTGAGAAGTATCTGCGCCTCAAGACTGGAAAGGGTGGGAAAATGTCCAAGAATGGTAAAACatcaaagaagatgaaaagaagatga
- the LOC101219497 gene encoding acidic endochitinase-like gives MATQKIITTLSIISFLLASIFRSSDAAGGIAIYWGQNGNEGSLASTCATGNYKIVNIAFLSTFGSGRTPVLNLAGHCNPNNNNGCAFLSSQIKSCQSRGIKVLLSIGGGAGSYSLSSANDAKQVANFIWNNYLGGRSNSRPFGNAVLNGVDFDIESGSGKFWDVLARELKNKGGVTLSAAPQCPIPDAHLDSAIKTGLFDLVWVQFYNNPSCMYANGNVNNLLNSWNRWTGFPVGKLYMGLPAASAAAPSGGFIPANVLKSKVLPRIKSSSKYGGIMLWSKAFDNGYSNAIKGSL, from the coding sequence ATGGCTACCCAAAAAATCATCACAACCCTATCCATCATCTCCTTCCTCCTTGCCTCCATATTCCGATCTTCCGACGCTGCCGGTGGTATCGCCATCTATTGGGGCCAAAACGGCAACGAGGGATCTCTTGCCTCCACTTGCGCTACAGGAAACTACAAGATCGTCAACATAGCATTTCTTTCCACCTTCGGTAGCGGCCGAACTCCGGTCCTCAACCTTGCGGGTCATTGTAACcctaataacaataatggCTGTGCCTTCTTGAGTAGCCAAATAAAATCTTGTCAAAGTCGAGGCATCAAAGTCCTCCTCTCCATTGGCGGAGGCGCAGGGAGTTATTCACTCTCCTCCGCCAATGATGCAAAACAAGTTGCTAATTTCATCTGGAACAACTACCTCGGTGGCCGGTCGAACTCACGACCGTTCGGCAACGCTGTTTTGAACGGTGTCGACTTCGATATCGAATCTGGCTCTGGCAAGTTTTGGGACGTATTGGCTCGAGAACTGAAGAACAAAGGCGGAGTCACTCTTTCTGCTGCACCCCAGTGTCCGATCCCTGACGCGCATTTAGACTCTGCCATTAAGACAggtttgtttgatttagtttGGGTTCAGTTCTACAACAATCCGTCTTGTATGTATGCAAATGGAAACGTCAACAATCTCCTGAATTCTTGGAACCGGTGGACGGGGTTTCCAGTTGGGAAGCTGTACATGGGGCTACCGGCGGCATCTGCAGCTGCACCCAGCGGTGGTTTTATTCCGGCCAACGTGCTTAAGTCTAAGGTTCTTCCAAGGATTAAAAGTTCTTCCAAGTATGGAGGAATTATGCTGTGGAGTAAGGCATTTGATAATGGGTACAGCAACGCCATTAAAGGAAGTCTTTGA
- the LOC101214892 gene encoding acidic endochitinase-like isoform X1, with protein MAAHKIITTTLSIFFLLSSIFRSSNAAGIAIYWGQNGNEGSLASTCATGNYEFVNIAFLSSFGSGQTPVLNLAGHCNPDNNGCAFVSDEINSCQSQNVKVLLSIGGGVGRYSLSSANNAKQVAGFLWNNYLGGQSDSRPLGDAVLDGVDFVIGFGSGQFWDVLARELKSFGQVILSAAPQCPFPDAQLDAAIRTGLFDSVWVQFYNNPPCMYADNADNLLSSWNQWAAYPISKLYMGLPAAPEAAPSGGFIPADVLISQVLPTIKTSSNYGGVMLWSKAFDNGYSDAIKDSIYQLKGSS; from the exons ATGGCTGCccacaaaataataactacaaccctctccatcttcttcctcctctccTCTATTTTCCGCTCTTCCAACGCGGCTGGAATCGCCATCTATTGGGGCCAAAACGGCAACGAAGGCTCTCTTGCATCCACCTGCGCCACTGGAAACTACGAGTTCGTCAACATAGCATTTCTCTCATCCTTCGGCAGCGGTCAAACTCCGGTCCTCAACCTTGCCGGTCACTGCAACCCTGACAACAACGGTTGCGCCTTTGTGAGCGACGAAATAAACTCTTGCCAAAGTCAAAATGTCAAGGTTCTCCTCTCTATTGGAGGCGGCGTAGGGAGATATTCACTCTCCTCCGCCAACAATGCGAAACAAGTCGCAGGCTTCCTCTGGAACAACTACCTCGGCGGGCAGTCGGATTCCAGGCCACTCGGCGATGCGGTTTTGGATGGCGTTGATTTTGTTATCGGGTTTGGCTCGGGCCAGTTCTGGGATGTACTAGCTCGGGAGCTAAAGAGTTTTGGACAAGTCATTTTATCTGCCGCGCCACAGTGTCCGTTCCCAGACGCTCAGCTAGACGCCGCGATCAGAACTGGACTGTTCGATTCCGTCTGGGTTCAATTCTACAACAACCCGCCATGCATGTATGCAGATAACGCGGACAACCTCCTGAGTTCATGGAATCAGTGGGCGGCGTATCCGATATCGAAGCTTTACATGGGATTGCCAGCGGCACCGGAGGCAGCGCCGAGCGGGGGATTTATTCCGGCGGATGTTCTTATTTCTCAAGTTCTTCCAACCATTAAAACTTCTTCCAACTATGGAGGAGTGATGTTATGGAGTAAGGCGTTTGACAATGGCTACAGCGATGCCATTAAAG ACAGCATATATCAGCTGAAGGGAAGCTCCtaa
- the LOC101214892 gene encoding acidic endochitinase-like isoform X2, translating into MAAHKITTTLSIFFLLSSIFHSSDAAGIAIYWGQNGNEGSLASTCATGNYEFVNIAFLSSFGGGQTPVLNLAGHCNPDNNGCTILSNEINSCQSQNVKVLLSIGGGTGSYSLYSADDAKEVANFIWNSYLGGQSDSRPLGDAVLDGVDFDIEFGLDQFWDVLAQELKSFGQVILSAAPQCPIPDAHLDAAIRTGLFDSVWVQFYNNPSCMYADNTDDLLSSWNQWAAYPILKLYMGLPAAPEAAPSGGFIPVDELISEVLPTIKAYSNYGGVMLWSKAFDNGYSDAIKDSIYQLKGSS; encoded by the coding sequence ATGGCTGCCCACAAAATAACTACAAccctttccatcttcttcctcctctccTCTATTTTCCACTCATCCGACGCGGCTGGAATCGCCATCTATTGGGGCCAAAACGGCAACGAAGGCTCTCTTGCATCCACCTGCGCTACTGGAAACTACGAGTTCGTCAACATAGCATTTCTCTCATCCTTCGGCGGCGGTCAAACTCCGGTCCTCAACCTTGCCGGTCACTGCAACCCTGACAACAACGGTTGCACCATCTTGAGCAACGAAATAAACTCTTGCCAAAGTCAAAATGTCAAAGTCCTCCTCTCTATTGGCGGTGGCACGGGGAGTTATTCACTCTACTCCGCCGACGATGCGAAAGAAGTCGCAAACTTCATTTGGAACAGCTACCTCGGCGGGCAGTCGGATTCCAGGCCACTGGGCGATGCGGTTTTGGATGGCGTTGATTTCGATATCGAGTTTGGCTTGGACCAGTTCTGGGACGTACTAGCTCAGGAGCTAAAGAGTTTTGGACAAGTCATTTTATCTGCCGCGCCGCAGTGTCCGATCCCAGACGCTCACCTAGACGCCGCGATCAGAACTGGACTGTTCGATTCCGTCTGGGTTCAATTCTACAACAACCCGTCATGCATGTATGCAGATAACACGGACGATCTCCTGAGTTCATGGAATCAGTGGGCGGCTTATCCGATATTGAAGCTTTACATGGGATTGCCAGCGGCACCGGAGGCAGCGCCGAGCGGGGGATTTATTCCGGTGGATGAGCTTATTTCTGAAGTTCTTCCAACCATTAAAGCTTATTCCAACTATGGAGGAGTGATGTTATGGAGTAAGGCGTTTGACAATGGCTACAGCGATGCCATTAAAGACAGCATATATCAGCTGAAGGGAAGCTCCtaa
- the LOC101214593 gene encoding acidic endochitinase precursor, with the protein MAAHKITTTLSIFFLLSSIFRSSDAAGIAIYWGQNGNEGSLASTCATGNYEFVNIAFLSSFGSGQAPVLNLAGHCNPDNNGCAFLSDEINSCKSQNVKVLLSIGGGAGSYSLSSADDAKQVANFIWNSYLGGQSDSRPLGAAVLDGVDFDIESGSGQFWDVLAQELKNFGQVILSAAPQCPIPDAQLDAAIKTGLFDSVWVQFYNNPPCMFADNADNLLSSWNQWTAFPTSKLYMGLPAAREAAPSGGFIPADVLISQVLPTIKASSNYGGVMLWSKAFDNGYSDSIKGSIG; encoded by the coding sequence ATGGCTGCCCACAAAATAACTACAAccctttccatcttcttcctcctttccTCTATTTTCCGCTCTTCCGACGCGGCTGGAATCGCCATCTATTGGGGTCAAAACGGCAACGAGGGCTCTCTTGCATCCACCTGCGCAACTGGAAACTACGAGTTCGTCAACATAGCATTTCTCTCATCCTTTGGCAGCGGTCAAGCTCCAGTTCTCAACCTTGCTGGTCACTGCAACCCTGACAACAACGGTTGCGCTTTTTTGAGCGACGAAATAAACTCTTGCAAAAGTCAAAATGTCAAGGTCCTCCTCTCTATCGGTGGTGGCGCGGGGAGTTATTCACTCTCCTCCGCCGACGATGCGAAACAAGTCGCAAACTTCATTTGGAACAGCTACCTTGGCGGGCAGTCGGATTCCAGGCCACTTGGCGCTGCGGTTTTGGATGGCGTTGATTTCGATATCGAGTCTGGCTCGGGCCAGTTCTGGGACGTACTAGCTCAGGAGCTAAAGAATTTTGGACAAGTCATTTTATCTGCCGCGCCGCAGTGTCCAATACCAGACGCTCAGCTAGACGCCGCGATCAAAACTGGACTGTTCGATTCCGTTTGGGTTCAATTCTACAACAACCCGCCATGCATGTTTGCAGATAACGCGGACAATCTCCTGAGTTCATGGAATCAGTGGACGGCGTTTCCGACATCGAAGCTTTACATGGGATTGCCAGCGGCACGGGAGGCAGCGCCGAGCGGGGGATTTATTCCGGCGGATGTGCTTATTTCTCAAGTTCTTCCAACCATTAAAGCTTCTTCCAACTATGGAGGAGTGATGTTATGGAGTAAGGCGTTTGACAATGGCTACAGCGATTCCATTAAAGGCAGCATCGGCTGA
- the LOC101218555 gene encoding cytochrome P450 89A2, translated as MKWILFTIVSLFISFLVKLFVFPSRHGPYKLPPGPFSLPILTYNFLWLRQSPLDLESMLRTFINKYGPILTVHVGPSPAIIISDRSIAHKALIQNGAIFADRPRTLSITRITTSAKFDNITSAPYGPIWRLLRRNLAMEMFHPSRVRAYSRARKWVLDILVARLSAQPGSEGGAVVVEHFQYSMFCLLVLMCFGDKLNETQILEIQQVQRDILVNLQRFIFLNLWPKLMKVLLRNRWKEYLQIKNRQRKVLVPFIKAREKIKEERAKKEGEENEEFVVSYVDTLLDLQLIDEKRKLNNEEIVNLCSEFLNAGTDTTATSLQWIMANLVKYPKIQEKLFQEIKGVKESASTKKDGLREEEEVKEEDLGKLPYLKAVILEGLRRHPPGHFMVPHAVKEDTTLENYFIPKNGIVSFFAVGMGLDPQVWEDPMAFKPERFMSDDGGKAEYSTTFDITGNKEIKMMPFGAGRRMCPGTSLAILHLEYFVANLVWRFEWKAVEGEEVDLSEKMEFTIVMKKPLRAHINERF; from the exons atgaagtGGATTCTTTTCACAATTGTTTCTCTCTTCATTTCCTTTCTTGTGAAGCTATTTGTTTTCCCTTCTAGACATGGCCCTTACAAGCTCCCACCAGGCCCTTTCTCACTCCCTATTCTCACTTATAACTTCCTATGGCTCCGCCAGTCCCCTCTTGATCTTGAGTCTATGTTACGTACATTCATCAATAAATACGGCCCCATCCTCACCGTTCACGTCGGCCCTTCTCCTGCCATCATCATCTCCGACCGCTCCATCGCCCACAAGGCTCTCATTCAAAATGGTGCCATTTTCGCCGACCGCCCCCGGACCCTCTCCATCACCAGGATTACTACTTCTGCCAAATTTGATAACATCACTTCTGCTCCTTACGGCCCCATTTGGCGCCTTCTCCGCCGCAACCTCGCGATGGAGATGTTCCACCCTTCGCGTGTCAGGGCTTATTCTCGGGCTCGCAAGTGGGTTTTGGATATCCTTGTCGCTCGCCTTTCAGCTCAACCGGGATCCGAAGGTGGCGCGGTTGTTGTTGAGCATTTTCAGTATTctatgttttgtttgttggtttTGATGTGTTTTGGAGATAAGTTGAATGAGACACAAATCTTGGAAATTCAACAAGTGCAGCGTGATATTCTTGTGAATCTTCAacgatttatttttcttaatttatggCCTAAGTTGATGAAGGTTTTGCTTAGAAATCGCTGGAAGGAATATTTACAAATCAAGAATAGACAACGAAAG GTTTTAGTCCCATTTATCAAGGCACGAGAGAAgatcaaagaagaaagagcaaaaaaggaaggggaagaaaatgaagaatttgtTGTATCGTATGTTGATACGCTACTCGATTTACAACTCATCGACGAGAAAAGAAAGCTTAACAACGAAGAAATAGTGAATTTATGTTCGGAGTTTCTCAACGCTGGGACGGACACTACCGCCACGTCATTGCAATGGATCATGGCGAACTTAGTGAAGTACccaaaaattcaagaaaaactaTTCCAAGAGATCAAAGGAGTAAAGGAGTCTGCTAGTACCAAAAAAGATGGATTACg ggaggaggaggaggtgaAGGAAGAGGATCTAGGGAAACTTCCATATTTGAAAGCTGTGATTCTAGAAGGATTGAGAAGGCATCCACCAGGGCATTTCATGGTACCACATGCAGTGAAAGAAGATACAACTTTGGAGAATTATTTCATACCAAAGAATGGCATCGTGAGTTTCTTTGCAGTGGGAATGGGGTTGGATCCACAAGTATGGGAAGATCCGATGGCGTTTAAGCCGGAGCGGTTCATGAGTGACGATGGCGGCAAGGCGGAGTACTCGACGACGTTTGATATCACAGGAAACAAGGAGATTAAGATGATGCCATTTGGAGCAGGGAGGAGGATGTGTCCAGGGACTTCTTTGGCAATTCTTcatttggaatattttgtaGCAAATTTGGTTTGGAGATTTGAGTGGAAAGCTGTGGAAGGAGAAGAGGTTGATTTATCAGAGAAAATGGAATTTACCATTGTTATGAAGAAGCCTCTCAGAGCCCATATTAATGAAAggttttag